The following proteins are co-located in the Bosea sp. AS-1 genome:
- a CDS encoding Hsp20/alpha crystallin family protein produces the protein MKTADPQSWMWSEALEMLARAERMHRDLFKLRTSRTSAPCWEPPVDILETRESVLVFAALPGVIPDEIETRIEEGILIIAGRRDLPPELRNAVIHRLELPQGGFERSIAIPAGRYSAIRRASSNGYLIITLDKAE, from the coding sequence ATGAAGACAGCGGATCCACAAAGCTGGATGTGGTCGGAAGCTCTCGAGATGCTGGCGCGCGCCGAAAGGATGCACCGGGATCTGTTCAAGCTGCGCACATCCAGAACGAGCGCACCCTGTTGGGAGCCCCCGGTCGACATTCTGGAGACACGGGAGAGCGTCCTGGTCTTCGCGGCGCTGCCGGGGGTCATCCCGGACGAAATCGAGACGCGCATCGAGGAGGGCATCCTGATCATCGCCGGTCGCCGCGATCTGCCACCCGAGCTTCGCAACGCCGTCATTCATCGCCTGGAGCTGCCTCAGGGCGGGTTCGAACGCAGCATAGCGATTCCTGCAGGGCGGTATTCCGCGATCCGGCGGGCGTCGTCGAACGGTTACCTGATCATCACGCTCGACAAGGCTGAGTGA